Proteins encoded by one window of Blautia luti:
- a CDS encoding glycosyltransferase family 2 protein yields the protein MELAEKNNKKSFCRKKISVIIPVYNAEKYLRKTLDSIIKQSYENWEIILAENGSNDKSPDIICEYEEKYPGIHMVKGPGKGPGPARNVALEAAQGEYVIFVDADDYIPDKDVFYKYISIAENINADIVVSNYARLWNGKLLSAEETQAFALSSPLSEEFRFQGFFSVGTLSYVWGKLYRRAFLEENQITFTDIAYAEDKLFNMQCYVCDARYVFLQELGYVYRRNEESVSWKYHPNSADSWLKIAYTIKGWIKEKNKDMDIYKGLVQYTLFFAPFFDGKMEYIQHKNSLRAVRKVLKIYGQDPLGKESFLELSQARRMSELKQPLWKFIIRGFASGMKHQWYILLSVGIKLLIDLRVDERLSDTGLRE from the coding sequence ATGGAACTTGCTGAGAAGAATAACAAAAAGAGTTTTTGCAGAAAAAAAATTTCTGTAATCATACCAGTTTATAATGCCGAAAAATATCTCAGGAAAACGCTGGACAGCATCATAAAACAAAGTTATGAAAACTGGGAGATCATCCTAGCAGAAAACGGGTCAAATGATAAAAGTCCTGATATTATCTGTGAATATGAAGAAAAATATCCCGGGATTCATATGGTCAAAGGTCCGGGGAAAGGTCCCGGACCTGCTAGAAATGTAGCATTGGAAGCTGCACAGGGAGAATATGTTATATTTGTGGATGCGGATGATTATATTCCGGATAAGGATGTTTTTTATAAATATATTAGTATTGCAGAGAACATAAATGCAGATATTGTTGTCAGTAATTATGCAAGATTGTGGAATGGAAAATTACTTTCGGCTGAGGAAACACAGGCCTTTGCATTATCAAGTCCATTGTCCGAGGAATTTCGCTTTCAGGGATTCTTTTCTGTGGGTACATTATCTTATGTATGGGGGAAATTATATCGAAGAGCTTTTCTGGAAGAGAATCAGATTACTTTTACAGACATTGCTTATGCAGAAGATAAACTGTTCAATATGCAATGCTATGTATGTGATGCCAGATATGTATTCCTTCAGGAACTGGGGTATGTTTACCGAAGAAATGAGGAGTCGGTTTCCTGGAAATATCATCCGAATTCAGCTGACAGCTGGCTGAAAATTGCTTATACAATAAAAGGATGGATCAAAGAAAAGAATAAAGATATGGATATATATAAAGGCCTGGTGCAGTATACACTTTTTTTTGCTCCTTTTTTTGATGGAAAGATGGAATATATACAACATAAAAATTCTTTGCGTGCTGTAAGAAAAGTGTTAAAAATTTATGGACAGGATCCTCTTGGAAAAGAAAGTTTTCTGGAACTTTCGCAGGCCAGAAGAATGTCTGAGCTGAAACAGCCTTTGTGGAAATTTATTATCAGAGGATTTGCATCAGGCATGAAACATCAATGGTATATTCTTTTATCAGTGGGGATCAAGCTGCTGATTGATCTGAGAGTAGATGAAAGGCTGTCAGACACAGGACTTCGTGAATAG
- a CDS encoding nucleotidyltransferase family protein, translated as MERIYETYLKIVKNACTDSHRTESVNPADLPTLAELAQNHCTVPYILPYLKSVSNYPFLKSQVKNMMLNYYQIEHFTRLTVSLLRDHNIDCYLLKGLSLAACYPVPEYRKLGDLDLYLADPADLSNAQAVLESSGYVPEEELNDHHLVYRYTFPKTGRHFLLELHYRVVGQYQYNRANQLVDSIYSPTNLKKSTQTIHGYAYTVFPPTEYVFYMIHHMLKHYLYSGFGIRLLCDFTFYLKCHENEIDFHRIHEWCRESRISHLYEIILECCRKYLGLPDSIDANTHYSPDDCQDFITQILKDGDMGTDISQSLIGSSSYQKINFFTYFKEGHVQMKVRFPRARRFPLLWPALWIITFLCFIRNTYTVRNTTLRQTLHDFKKSNQKTKLVKIFENSDS; from the coding sequence ATGGAACGAATATACGAAACCTATCTGAAGATAGTAAAAAATGCATGCACGGATTCCCACAGAACCGAATCTGTAAATCCAGCTGATCTTCCGACTCTGGCAGAGCTGGCCCAGAATCATTGTACAGTTCCATATATACTGCCATATCTCAAATCTGTATCCAATTATCCTTTCCTGAAATCCCAGGTAAAGAACATGATGCTGAACTACTATCAGATCGAACATTTCACCCGGCTTACCGTATCTCTCTTGCGGGATCACAATATTGACTGCTATCTTCTGAAAGGTCTGAGTCTGGCTGCCTGTTACCCAGTCCCGGAATATCGTAAGCTTGGAGATCTCGATCTATATCTGGCTGATCCTGCTGATCTTTCAAACGCACAGGCAGTTCTGGAAAGCAGCGGGTATGTACCTGAAGAAGAGCTTAATGATCACCATCTGGTTTATCGTTATACTTTTCCAAAGACAGGCCGCCATTTTTTGCTGGAACTTCATTACCGCGTTGTCGGACAATATCAGTACAACCGTGCCAATCAACTTGTAGATTCCATCTACTCACCGACTAACCTGAAGAAATCCACTCAGACTATCCACGGATACGCTTATACCGTGTTTCCTCCTACAGAATATGTCTTTTATATGATCCATCATATGCTGAAACATTATCTGTACAGCGGATTCGGCATCCGGCTTCTCTGTGATTTCACTTTTTATCTGAAATGCCACGAAAACGAAATTGATTTCCACCGAATCCACGAATGGTGCAGAGAATCACGGATCAGCCACCTTTACGAAATCATTCTGGAATGCTGTCGAAAATATCTGGGACTTCCTGACTCCATAGATGCCAATACACATTATTCCCCAGATGACTGCCAGGATTTCATAACACAGATTCTGAAAGATGGAGATATGGGAACAGACATTTCCCAATCACTCATCGGAAGCAGTTCATACCAGAAAATCAACTTCTTCACTTATTTCAAAGAAGGACACGTCCAGATGAAGGTACGCTTCCCCAGAGCCAGACGCTTCCCGCTCCTGTGGCCCGCCCTCTGGATCATTACTTTCCTCTGTTTTATCCGCAACACCTACACGGTCCGGAATACCACTCTCCGTCAGACCCTTCATGACTTTAAAAAAAGCAACCAGAAGACAAAACTGGTCAAAATTTTCGAAAACAGTGACTCCTGA
- a CDS encoding peptidase domain-containing ABC transporter produces the protein MKEKILLIWKHLKQGTLKKMWKQTLWIYQYGRRYWKAMILYTLLGLVGTGVSLVSSLISRDLVDIITGHQTGKLVSTFAAMIGFSVANILVSQASGYASTFINLKVDSEIKNDIFAKMLITDWESLTDYHTGDLVTRWSSDASNISSGILNWIPNLIIYTFRFISALAIVLYYDPTFALFALLGIPFSALLSKPLLKRMRDNNQRSAAMNAKLYGFNQEAFSNIQTIKAFDLIHFYIDKLKSLQTDYINMRLDFQKMSILTSVLMSIIGFVVSYSCYGWGIYRVWSNAISYGTMTMFLSLSGTLTSSVNSLVSLVPSAISLTISAGRLMDIVEMPQEDYSQDSVVRRFEKQYKTEGIGVNMQDLTYTYHNGTSVFAHASMEAYPHEIVALVGPSGEGKTTMLRLILSLLAPQTGSSHVCAGENHEHTIEMSPSTRKLFSYVPQGNTMFSGTIAENMRNVKPDATDEEIIEALRLACAWDFVEKLPDGIQSTIKERGGGFSEGQAQRLSIARALLRKSPILLLDEATSALDVATERKVLRNIMQDTYPRTCIVTTHRPTVLNICTRVYAIRDKKCEVLNEAEITAMAKEF, from the coding sequence ATGAAAGAAAAAATACTCCTGATCTGGAAACACCTGAAACAGGGAACCCTGAAAAAAATGTGGAAACAGACATTATGGATCTATCAGTACGGCAGACGTTACTGGAAAGCCATGATCCTGTATACACTGCTTGGTCTGGTCGGAACAGGTGTCTCTCTGGTTTCCAGTCTGATTTCCAGAGATCTGGTGGATATTATTACCGGACACCAGACCGGGAAACTTGTAAGTACCTTTGCCGCAATGATCGGCTTCTCTGTCGCAAACATTCTGGTTTCGCAGGCATCCGGATATGCCTCTACTTTCATTAACCTGAAGGTTGACTCCGAAATCAAGAACGACATCTTTGCCAAAATGCTGATCACTGACTGGGAATCCCTGACCGATTACCACACCGGAGATCTGGTGACACGCTGGAGTTCCGATGCCTCCAACATTTCAAGCGGAATCCTGAACTGGATCCCCAACCTGATCATTTATACTTTTCGTTTTATCAGTGCACTGGCAATCGTGCTTTATTATGACCCTACTTTTGCACTTTTTGCACTGCTTGGAATCCCCTTCAGTGCTCTGCTTTCGAAGCCGCTTCTGAAACGAATGCGTGATAACAATCAAAGAAGTGCGGCTATGAATGCAAAACTTTATGGATTTAATCAGGAGGCTTTCTCCAATATCCAGACGATCAAGGCTTTTGACCTGATTCATTTTTATATTGATAAACTGAAATCTCTTCAGACAGATTATATTAACATGAGACTGGATTTCCAGAAAATGTCCATTCTGACCTCTGTTCTCATGTCCATTATCGGATTTGTCGTATCCTACAGCTGCTACGGATGGGGAATTTACCGTGTATGGAGCAATGCCATCAGCTACGGAACCATGACCATGTTTCTGTCTCTGTCCGGTACACTTACAAGTTCAGTTAATTCACTGGTCAGTCTGGTTCCATCTGCGATTTCACTGACTATCTCAGCCGGAAGACTGATGGATATCGTGGAAATGCCTCAGGAAGACTACAGTCAGGATTCTGTTGTGCGCCGCTTCGAAAAGCAGTATAAAACAGAAGGTATCGGTGTGAACATGCAGGATCTCACCTATACCTATCATAACGGTACTTCTGTTTTCGCCCATGCATCTATGGAAGCCTATCCCCATGAAATCGTGGCTCTGGTAGGGCCTTCCGGCGAGGGCAAAACAACCATGCTGCGCCTGATCCTTTCCCTTCTGGCGCCGCAGACCGGTTCTTCCCATGTATGCGCTGGGGAAAATCATGAACACACCATCGAGATGTCACCTTCTACCAGAAAATTATTCTCCTATGTGCCACAGGGAAATACCATGTTCTCAGGAACCATTGCGGAAAATATGCGAAATGTAAAACCAGACGCTACAGATGAAGAGATCATCGAAGCACTCAGACTTGCCTGTGCATGGGATTTCGTGGAAAAACTGCCAGATGGAATCCAGAGCACGATCAAAGAACGGGGCGGCGGATTCTCAGAAGGTCAGGCACAGCGTCTCTCCATTGCCAGAGCACTGCTGCGCAAATCTCCAATTCTGCTGCTGGATGAAGCTACTTCTGCGCTGGATGTGGCTACGGAAAGAAAAGTACTGCGAAATATTATGCAGGATACCTATCCCAGAACCTGTATTGTGACTACACACAGGCCTACGGTTTTAAATATCTGTACCAGGGTTTATGCGATACGGGATAAGAAATGTGAGGTACTGAATGAAGCTGAGATAACAGCAATGGCTAAAGAATTTTAA
- a CDS encoding glycosyltransferase family 2 protein, whose protein sequence is MENKKEVLIVIPAYNEEKTIISVLEKLEQPEIAQIADVLVMNDASSDATNYVTKKRNHDVVTHVFNLGYGSGLQLGYKYAVRKDYLYVIQMDADGQHDVCNIPKIYQALKTPDENGMFPDIVLGSRFIEGSSEFPVIMAKKIAFAWFRIILRLGTGRRISDPTTGLQGLSWRTFLFYSKYDNFDDKYPDANMLMQMLLLGFRVREIPAVMHMRTEGVSMHSGLKPILYMFRMTFSILAVWIREKILKVDEGKIHDLEKYEK, encoded by the coding sequence ATGGAAAATAAAAAAGAAGTTTTGATTGTTATTCCGGCATACAATGAAGAGAAAACGATTATTTCAGTACTGGAAAAACTGGAGCAGCCGGAGATAGCACAGATAGCGGATGTACTGGTTATGAATGATGCATCCTCAGATGCTACGAATTATGTGACAAAAAAGAGAAATCATGATGTTGTAACTCATGTATTTAATCTTGGATATGGAAGCGGTCTGCAGCTTGGTTATAAATATGCAGTACGAAAAGATTATCTTTATGTGATACAGATGGATGCAGACGGTCAGCACGATGTATGTAATATTCCGAAGATATATCAGGCATTGAAGACACCGGATGAGAACGGAATGTTTCCTGATATTGTACTGGGATCAAGATTTATAGAGGGGAGTTCAGAGTTCCCTGTTATCATGGCAAAAAAGATTGCTTTTGCCTGGTTTCGTATAATATTACGTTTGGGAACTGGAAGAAGAATTTCGGATCCAACGACTGGTCTGCAGGGGCTTAGCTGGAGAACTTTTCTTTTTTATTCTAAATATGACAATTTTGATGACAAATATCCAGATGCAAATATGCTGATGCAAATGCTGCTTCTGGGATTCCGGGTCAGAGAAATTCCGGCGGTGATGCATATGAGAACAGAGGGAGTCAGTATGCATTCTGGATTGAAGCCGATACTTTATATGTTCAGGATGACATTTTCTATTCTGGCAGTATGGATTCGGGAAAAAATCCTTAAAGTAGATGAAGGTAAGATACATGATCTGGAAAAATATGAAAAATAG
- a CDS encoding DUF4832 domain-containing protein — MGKAKYWKGLTAAGIVLAVVLVVIVGISVFPEKNIKEYEETEEVFGNPLMGYAPCAWNETVSEDVSLLYMDITWAELEPKEGEYNWESIEKENQLSRWKKEGKHIILRFVCDVPGKEKHMDIPEWLYEKTGHTGTWYDVEFGKGFAPDYNNEQMIYYHAQAVKTLGEHLGGDGLISYIELGSLGHWGEWHVNYSAGIQRLPKEDVREQYVAPWVEAFPDAMLLMRRSFSHASKYGTGLYNDMTGDPGETESWLKEIQNGGDLSQTDEKNAVVSMSDFWKTAPVGGEFTSSLSMEEMLDTDISRTVELIRESHTTFLGPNIADKKYQQGYESVLKNMGYRLRISQAALSHGFTGTKLSLGWVNDGSAPFYKDWSVWVYVTDKEGNTVEKKQIDIQLSSVLPGETIATETWLDTKKLEELAGKKYNLSIGIEDPMTGKTNLHMAMKCSYKNGRNFLW; from the coding sequence ATGGGCAAGGCAAAATATTGGAAAGGTCTGACGGCAGCCGGAATCGTGCTGGCTGTTGTCCTTGTAGTAATAGTTGGTATAAGTGTGTTTCCGGAGAAAAATATAAAAGAATATGAAGAAACAGAAGAAGTATTTGGCAATCCGCTTATGGGTTATGCACCATGTGCATGGAATGAGACAGTAAGCGAGGATGTGTCTTTGCTGTATATGGATATTACTTGGGCAGAACTGGAACCGAAAGAAGGTGAATACAACTGGGAAAGTATTGAAAAAGAGAATCAGCTCAGTCGATGGAAAAAAGAAGGAAAACATATAATCCTGAGATTTGTATGTGATGTGCCGGGAAAAGAAAAACATATGGATATTCCGGAGTGGCTGTATGAAAAGACCGGTCATACAGGAACCTGGTATGATGTGGAATTTGGTAAGGGTTTTGCTCCGGATTATAACAATGAACAGATGATTTATTATCATGCTCAGGCTGTAAAAACTCTGGGTGAACATCTGGGAGGAGATGGATTGATCAGCTATATTGAGCTGGGCAGCCTTGGACACTGGGGAGAGTGGCATGTAAATTACAGTGCAGGAATTCAGCGGTTGCCAAAAGAGGATGTAAGGGAACAGTATGTAGCACCATGGGTAGAGGCTTTTCCGGATGCAATGCTGCTGATGAGAAGATCTTTTTCTCATGCTTCCAAATATGGAACAGGGCTTTATAATGATATGACTGGTGATCCGGGTGAAACAGAATCCTGGCTTAAAGAAATTCAAAATGGTGGAGATCTTAGTCAGACAGATGAAAAAAATGCTGTTGTGTCAATGTCAGATTTCTGGAAGACAGCACCTGTCGGGGGCGAATTTACCAGTTCACTTTCTATGGAGGAAATGCTGGATACGGATATATCACGGACAGTGGAACTGATCAGAGAATCTCATACTACATTTCTGGGACCTAATATTGCAGATAAAAAATATCAGCAGGGTTACGAAAGTGTATTGAAAAATATGGGTTATCGTCTGAGAATTTCTCAGGCTGCTCTTTCTCATGGATTTACAGGAACAAAATTAAGCCTGGGTTGGGTAAATGATGGTTCAGCACCTTTTTATAAGGATTGGTCAGTATGGGTTTATGTAACAGACAAAGAAGGAAATACAGTTGAAAAGAAGCAGATTGATATTCAGCTGTCATCAGTCCTTCCCGGAGAAACTATAGCAACAGAAACCTGGCTGGATACCAAAAAACTGGAAGAACTTGCAGGGAAAAAATATAATCTGAGTATAGGAATTGAAGATCCTATGACTGGAAAAACAAACCTTCATATGGCAATGAAGTGCAGCTATAAAAATGGCAGAAACTTCCTGTGGTGA
- a CDS encoding lipopolysaccharide biosynthesis protein, translating to MNTTVAFIAQVTAIFMGFCTRVVFTRTLSEGYVGINGLFTDILNILSLSELGVGTAITYALYGPIARNDIKKQQILMRMFRTFYRITAGVVLTVGLCLIPFLNILMKDRPDVDHLIVIYILYLTNSVVSYLLIYKKILVDAHQMNYITVMYHNAFLVLQDICQIFVLLLTGNFVLFLVIAVVCTISGNICMSRKADRLFPYLREPCKDRLPQNERHAIFQNVKAMLMHKIGNVVVNNTDNLLISSFVGVVTAGIYSNYFLIIGSVRQVFDQAMLGVAASVGNLGVTEDKNKVGQIFDRLFFIDYWMFGFAGICLLELLNPFVELAFGKKYLFKKEIVLILCINFFINGMRRAVLIFKESMGLFWYDRYKAVAEAVLNLVISILLVTHFGVAGVFIGTFCSTVLTSVWVEPYVIYKYRIEKPVTGFFVKYAGYLGVMAAVWGITEYCCRFISGQAFFVLVLRLMICLILPNVLLWVVYRKTVEWRELWNLLRRITKRVFAEKKFL from the coding sequence ATGAATACGACGGTGGCCTTCATTGCCCAGGTAACAGCAATCTTTATGGGATTTTGTACAAGAGTTGTCTTTACCAGAACACTTAGTGAAGGCTATGTGGGAATCAATGGTCTGTTTACAGATATATTAAATATTTTATCTTTGTCAGAACTCGGTGTGGGAACTGCAATCACCTATGCCCTATACGGTCCTATTGCCAGAAATGATATAAAAAAACAGCAGATACTGATGCGCATGTTCCGAACTTTTTACAGAATAACGGCAGGAGTTGTTCTTACTGTTGGATTGTGTCTGATTCCGTTTCTCAATATTCTGATGAAAGACCGGCCGGATGTGGATCATCTTATTGTGATTTATATTCTGTATCTGACAAATTCAGTTGTGTCCTATTTGCTTATTTATAAGAAAATCCTGGTGGATGCTCATCAGATGAATTATATTACGGTGATGTACCATAATGCATTTCTTGTGCTGCAGGATATCTGCCAGATTTTTGTACTGCTTCTGACAGGAAATTTTGTTTTGTTTCTGGTTATTGCTGTTGTATGTACTATAAGCGGAAACATCTGTATGTCCAGGAAAGCGGACAGACTTTTTCCCTATCTGAGGGAGCCGTGTAAAGACAGACTTCCACAGAATGAACGCCACGCTATATTCCAAAATGTAAAAGCAATGCTGATGCACAAGATAGGAAATGTAGTTGTGAATAATACGGATAATCTTCTGATATCCAGTTTTGTAGGAGTTGTGACAGCAGGTATTTATTCCAATTATTTTCTGATTATAGGGTCTGTTCGTCAGGTATTTGACCAGGCTATGCTTGGTGTTGCGGCGAGTGTGGGAAATCTTGGAGTGACAGAGGATAAGAATAAAGTTGGGCAGATTTTTGACAGGTTGTTTTTTATCGACTACTGGATGTTCGGGTTTGCTGGAATCTGCCTGCTGGAACTTTTGAATCCTTTTGTGGAACTTGCCTTTGGAAAAAAATACTTGTTTAAAAAAGAAATTGTGTTGATTCTCTGTATCAATTTTTTTATTAATGGAATGAGAAGGGCAGTGCTGATATTTAAAGAATCTATGGGGCTGTTCTGGTATGACCGGTATAAAGCAGTTGCTGAAGCAGTGCTGAATCTTGTAATTTCTATTTTGCTGGTAACACATTTCGGGGTAGCTGGTGTTTTTATAGGAACATTCTGCAGTACAGTGCTTACTTCCGTGTGGGTGGAACCTTATGTGATCTATAAATACAGGATTGAGAAACCTGTGACCGGATTTTTTGTGAAGTATGCAGGATATCTGGGAGTGATGGCCGCAGTGTGGGGAATTACGGAATATTGCTGCAGATTTATTTCAGGACAGGCTTTTTTTGTACTGGTATTAAGACTGATGATCTGTCTGATTCTGCCTAATGTTCTGCTGTGGGTTGTTTACAGAAAAACTGTGGAATGGAGAGAACTATGGAACTTGCTGAGAAGAATAACAAAAAGAGTTTTTGCAGAAAAAAAATTTCTGTAA
- a CDS encoding S24/S26 family peptidase produces MNPTTPNSDKIDLEQLLRDGNIIRIRPQGYSMYPLFIPGRDEALIQQADSTDCRRNDVVLYRRDQGILVLHRICRVTSDGFYMVGDNQFEVEGPLRPDQLRGRLIAFIHNGKEISVKNPVYRFLSSLWLGMLPLRPFCFRLTAFFRRIHQK; encoded by the coding sequence ATGAACCCAACAACTCCGAACTCAGACAAAATCGACCTGGAGCAATTGCTTCGTGATGGAAATATTATCCGCATCAGACCACAGGGCTACAGCATGTATCCCCTTTTTATCCCAGGACGGGATGAGGCACTGATCCAGCAGGCTGACAGCACAGACTGTCGCAGAAATGATGTTGTCCTCTACAGACGGGATCAGGGAATCCTTGTGCTTCACCGCATCTGCCGGGTAACATCTGACGGCTTCTATATGGTAGGTGACAATCAATTCGAAGTCGAAGGACCTCTCCGCCCGGATCAGCTCAGAGGAAGACTCATCGCTTTTATCCATAATGGCAAAGAAATCTCTGTAAAAAATCCTGTTTACCGTTTTCTTTCTTCATTATGGCTGGGAATGCTCCCGCTCCGTCCTTTCTGTTTCAGATTAACAGCTTTTTTCCGCAGGATCCACCAGAAATAA
- a CDS encoding DUF4832 domain-containing protein, protein MIWKNMKNRNGWDFRQEELTESLDELENPARGWYGIYTFSVERSIDQEELRWSLRQGESLALVLLDIRAYRSIRLDEVAAQNIKDILSFFLQYRKDVILRPVYDREGNGRICEPDTFEIVLEHLKQICEILADIEHSVIIFQGMLVGSWGEMHDSRYLSSKHMGEMWECMQKYSGEDLYMAVRTPSQWRTLKSEDEFLQKKYAHLSLFDDGILGSLTHLGTFGTMIKEAAGWSCPWTRKEELDFIDQLTENVFCGGEVTSCTEEEKEKLCDEDFIVNELKKMHLTYLDSTYDMKVLNQWKKMQYEGSEIWQGHSLYDYIGSHLGYRLTVKCVKMKITWFGKAEFIIEIENTGFGRLFQEAELFLTIENEKIRKEIPVSIDLREIFPGTTVQGKAVTEPVSGKVFLRAQRKKDGQNIRFANKNSAENFCIGAL, encoded by the coding sequence ATGATCTGGAAAAATATGAAAAATAGAAATGGCTGGGATTTTCGTCAGGAAGAATTGACAGAGAGTCTTGATGAATTGGAAAATCCCGCCAGAGGATGGTATGGAATCTATACATTTTCTGTTGAACGAAGTATAGACCAGGAAGAGCTGAGATGGAGTCTGAGACAGGGGGAGTCGCTGGCGCTTGTGCTGCTTGATATTCGTGCATATCGCAGTATACGGTTGGATGAGGTTGCTGCTCAAAATATCAAAGACATTCTCAGCTTTTTTTTGCAGTACAGAAAAGATGTGATTCTTCGACCTGTATATGACCGGGAAGGAAACGGAAGGATCTGTGAACCGGATACATTTGAAATAGTCCTGGAACATTTGAAACAGATTTGTGAGATATTGGCAGATATAGAACATTCGGTAATCATTTTCCAGGGAATGCTGGTGGGAAGCTGGGGAGAGATGCATGATTCCAGATATTTATCATCGAAACATATGGGTGAAATGTGGGAATGTATGCAGAAATATTCAGGAGAAGACCTGTACATGGCAGTGCGTACGCCGTCACAGTGGAGAACTTTGAAAAGTGAAGATGAATTTTTGCAGAAAAAATATGCTCATCTGTCCTTATTTGACGATGGAATACTGGGTTCACTGACACATCTGGGAACATTTGGGACTATGATAAAAGAAGCAGCAGGATGGAGCTGTCCATGGACGAGAAAGGAAGAACTGGATTTTATAGACCAGCTTACAGAGAATGTATTCTGTGGAGGGGAAGTAACATCCTGCACAGAGGAAGAGAAGGAGAAACTTTGTGATGAGGATTTCATTGTCAACGAATTGAAAAAAATGCATCTTACTTATCTGGACAGTACTTATGATATGAAAGTTCTGAACCAGTGGAAAAAAATGCAATATGAAGGTTCTGAAATCTGGCAGGGACATAGTCTTTATGATTATATAGGCAGTCATTTGGGGTATCGGCTGACAGTAAAATGTGTGAAGATGAAAATCACGTGGTTTGGAAAAGCAGAATTTATTATAGAAATTGAAAATACCGGATTTGGAAGACTTTTTCAGGAAGCAGAACTGTTTTTGACGATTGAGAATGAAAAGATCCGGAAAGAGATCCCGGTTTCCATAGATTTGCGGGAAATATTTCCGGGAACGACTGTCCAGGGAAAGGCAGTGACGGAACCTGTTTCGGGCAAAGTGTTTCTGAGAGCGCAAAGAAAAAAAGACGGGCAGAATATCCGCTTTGCCAATAAAAACAGTGCAGAAAACTTCTGCATTGGAGCTCTTTAA
- a CDS encoding PqqD family protein — MKKTEGYIVKRLEDEYLVLPTGKRTEEVNEVISLSETAGFIYLHAEEAENIDELAQIVGKEYGIDSSEVYEDVKSVVKTLQDKRILL; from the coding sequence ATGAAAAAAACAGAAGGATATATTGTGAAGAGACTGGAAGATGAATATCTTGTGCTCCCTACAGGGAAAAGGACAGAAGAAGTGAATGAAGTGATCTCGCTGAGTGAAACAGCGGGGTTTATCTATCTGCATGCGGAAGAGGCAGAGAATATTGATGAGCTGGCACAGATAGTAGGAAAGGAATATGGCATAGACTCATCTGAGGTTTATGAGGATGTAAAAAGTGTGGTGAAAACTCTGCAGGATAAAAGAATTCTTTTGTAA